A window from Enterocloster bolteae encodes these proteins:
- a CDS encoding ATP-binding cassette domain-containing protein codes for MRIEKIRLDEVKKTYGDIKALEDISLSLYQGELLCVAGLSGSGKSVLADIISGRTSKGRGRMYVDGRPAVFTSISQAQTAGIFCVRYRTSVINDISVEENLCLLQKQSCMSFPARQGIIRMRETLKALEVDCRLQAPVASLSLMERHTIEICRAFCAGMKVLILDGIARDYTQKETEYMKRLVIRLKEKGISILWIDTRPEIMLDAADRLAVLRKGRLAAVLYREEFDRQMIDRIIIGENRKVGREIIRSQAEPGGRGMLLSVREVRATELRDVSFHVCPGEVVGFIHPDDTYCREIVRLLSGELKVESGSAWLAGRQVELAGGRKNMVRYGFGYIEDYKKSLFPKLDVAENLTIAGLEYFAPGVGVREKLEQAVACDYLALLDIREEDLKRPIETLSHRCQLNVALYKWIIAKARLIVIDNLFSGTDILMRNSVREFLEFAKGRGIGVVYCSPNESELSSVCDRLYELAEGKVSCK; via the coding sequence ATGAGGATAGAAAAGATACGGCTGGATGAGGTGAAAAAGACCTATGGAGATATAAAGGCCCTGGAGGACATCAGTCTTTCCCTGTACCAGGGGGAGCTGCTTTGCGTTGCAGGTCTCAGCGGAAGCGGCAAATCCGTGCTGGCGGATATCATCAGCGGCAGGACGTCAAAAGGCAGGGGAAGGATGTATGTGGACGGCAGACCGGCTGTATTTACATCCATCAGCCAGGCCCAGACTGCCGGAATTTTCTGTGTGCGGTATAGGACATCGGTCATCAATGATATTTCTGTGGAGGAAAATCTGTGCCTGCTGCAGAAACAGAGCTGTATGTCCTTTCCGGCCAGGCAGGGAATCATCCGCATGAGGGAGACACTTAAAGCATTGGAGGTTGATTGCAGGCTTCAGGCCCCGGTGGCCAGTCTGAGTCTGATGGAGCGCCATACCATAGAAATATGCAGGGCCTTCTGTGCCGGCATGAAGGTACTGATACTGGACGGGATTGCAAGGGATTATACACAGAAGGAAACCGAGTATATGAAGAGGCTGGTCATACGTCTGAAAGAGAAGGGAATATCCATATTGTGGATAGATACAAGGCCGGAGATCATGCTGGACGCAGCGGACCGTCTGGCTGTCCTGAGAAAGGGACGGCTGGCAGCCGTATTGTACCGGGAGGAATTTGACCGGCAGATGATCGACCGTATTATAATCGGTGAGAACCGGAAGGTGGGGCGGGAAATCATCCGGTCCCAGGCAGAACCCGGAGGGCGCGGTATGCTTCTGTCTGTGCGGGAGGTGCGGGCCACGGAACTGCGGGATGTGAGCTTTCATGTGTGTCCCGGCGAGGTGGTGGGTTTCATCCATCCGGATGACACATACTGCCGGGAAATCGTACGCCTTCTCAGCGGGGAGCTCAAGGTGGAATCAGGAAGCGCGTGGCTGGCTGGCCGTCAGGTGGAGCTGGCAGGTGGAAGAAAGAACATGGTCAGATACGGTTTTGGATATATTGAGGATTACAAGAAGAGTCTTTTTCCAAAGCTGGATGTGGCCGAGAACCTGACCATTGCCGGTTTGGAATACTTTGCTCCCGGAGTGGGGGTACGGGAGAAGCTGGAACAGGCGGTTGCCTGTGATTATCTGGCGCTGCTGGATATCCGGGAGGAAGATCTGAAACGGCCCATTGAGACTCTGAGCCACAGGTGCCAGCTGAATGTGGCTTTGTATAAGTGGATTATAGCCAAGGCAAGACTGATTGTCATAGATAATCTGTTTTCGGGTACGGACATATTGATGAGAAATTCGGTCAGGGAATTTCTGGAATTTGCAAAGGGCAGGGGAATCGGTGTTGTATACTGTTCCCCCAATGAAAGCGAACTGTCGTCCGTGTGCGACAGGCTCTATGAATTAGCGGAAGGGAAGGTTTCCTGTAAGTAG
- a CDS encoding DUF5722 domain-containing protein yields the protein MKKPFVKGGKALTLAAALLCGAAFLGSFTAFGAAAQAESQAGAQAEAQVFTPGVAGQITSCKISGDKQNVEIGFSSSGDVTGTDGNIYVFEMQPYEEELGSRSNFIASSPALSAASVSVPLNLGTPQDKLYSRFVLAVFDGTKFIKVSQPHYITNPELIAKNQTPFNDPLTKKGLVIEIDMLSDAFDLGVKHVTTNIAFSQIMGTGIDYQYDGKTYHFNKGVVDAYDKTISALSNKGMTVTVILLNDWNPNTPDLVYPGTQKNSNAFYYMFNAETEAGFDQTKAIASFLAQHYSGDNPNYGKVSNWIIGNEINNQQWNYMGPMDLTNYVKAYQKAFRVIYTAIKSTNANDRVYFSLDYNWMNEIDGKLKYGGKEIVDSFNSIANTQGQMDWGLAYHPYPCPMTEPEFWDDPQSTGLFTNDFNSPVINFANLNVLTDYFVQDTLRAPAGNVRHIILTEQGFTSYSPTRGNIPEIQAAAYAYSYYLVDSNPYIDAYTVSRQVDAPSEAKDGLKFGLWECDMNQPNLIVATKRKKIWQVFRDIDKKNATLEATEFAKPIIGISKWSDVVPNFKWKNLEK from the coding sequence ATGAAGAAACCATTCGTTAAAGGAGGTAAGGCCCTGACCCTGGCGGCGGCCCTGCTGTGCGGTGCGGCGTTCCTGGGAAGTTTTACGGCCTTTGGGGCCGCAGCTCAGGCGGAGAGTCAGGCAGGCGCCCAGGCAGAAGCCCAGGTATTCACGCCGGGAGTGGCAGGCCAGATTACCTCCTGTAAGATTTCAGGAGATAAACAGAACGTTGAGATTGGATTTTCCAGCAGCGGGGATGTGACGGGAACAGACGGAAACATCTACGTCTTTGAGATGCAGCCTTACGAGGAAGAGCTGGGAAGCCGCAGCAATTTTATTGCTTCCTCACCTGCCTTAAGTGCTGCCTCGGTAAGCGTGCCCTTGAACCTGGGCACACCGCAGGATAAGCTTTATAGCCGGTTTGTCCTGGCTGTATTTGACGGAACTAAGTTCATCAAGGTCAGCCAGCCCCACTACATAACCAATCCGGAGCTGATTGCTAAGAACCAGACGCCTTTTAATGACCCTCTGACTAAGAAGGGTCTTGTGATTGAGATTGACATGCTCAGCGACGCCTTTGACCTGGGCGTGAAGCATGTGACCACCAATATCGCATTTTCCCAGATTATGGGAACCGGAATTGATTACCAGTATGACGGAAAGACGTACCATTTTAACAAAGGCGTGGTAGACGCTTATGACAAGACCATCAGCGCGCTGTCCAACAAGGGGATGACGGTTACGGTTATCCTGCTTAATGACTGGAATCCCAATACGCCGGATTTGGTGTATCCGGGCACACAGAAGAATTCCAATGCATTTTATTACATGTTCAACGCGGAGACCGAGGCCGGATTTGACCAGACCAAGGCAATCGCGTCCTTCCTGGCCCAGCATTACAGCGGCGACAATCCTAATTACGGCAAGGTGTCAAACTGGATTATCGGCAACGAGATTAACAACCAGCAGTGGAATTACATGGGGCCCATGGACCTGACGAATTATGTGAAGGCATACCAGAAGGCATTCCGGGTCATCTACACAGCTATCAAGAGCACCAATGCCAACGACCGGGTATATTTTTCACTGGACTATAACTGGATGAACGAGATTGACGGCAAGCTTAAGTACGGAGGCAAGGAGATTGTGGACAGCTTTAACTCCATAGCCAACACCCAGGGACAGATGGACTGGGGTCTGGCCTACCATCCATATCCATGCCCCATGACAGAGCCGGAATTCTGGGATGATCCGCAGTCCACAGGGCTGTTCACAAATGACTTTAACTCACCGGTCATCAATTTTGCCAATCTGAACGTGCTGACAGATTACTTTGTACAGGATACCCTGAGGGCGCCCGCAGGCAATGTGCGCCACATCATCCTTACGGAGCAGGGCTTCACATCCTACAGCCCTACCAGGGGAAACATTCCGGAGATTCAGGCGGCGGCCTATGCTTACTCCTATTACCTGGTGGACAGCAACCCATATATTGACGCCTACACGGTCAGCCGTCAGGTAGACGCGCCCTCCGAGGCAAAGGACGGATTAAAATTCGGTCTGTGGGAGTGCGACATGAACCAGCCTAATCTGATTGTGGCTACCAAGCGCAAGAAGATATGGCAGGTATTCCGGGATATCGACAAGAAGAACGCCACCCTGGAGGCCACTGAATTTGCAAAGCCAATCATCGGCATCAGCAAGTGGTCGGATGTGGTTCCCAACTTTAAGTGGAAGAACCTGGAGAAATAA
- a CDS encoding aspartate kinase has product MGLIVQKFGGTSVADAARLRHVAEIITDTYKAGNQVVAVLSAQGDTTDELIEKANEINPLASNREMDMLLSTGEQMSVALCAMAVEALGYPVISLTGWQAGMVTNTVARNARIKKVDTERIETELNQKKIVIVTGFQGINRYEDITTLGRGGSDTSAVALAASLRADLCQIYTDVDGVYTADPRIVKDARKLDEVTYNEMLELATLGAQVLHNRSVEMAKKYNVKLEVLSSFTGHPGTKVKEVAKRMEKSYISSVAKNVNIARIALIGVPNEIGTSFKVFSLLAQNHINVDIILQGIGHEEGKDICFTVAQSDLEAASVLLKEHQESIGFGHLETNSHIAKVSVVGAGMINHPGVAATLFEALYDANININMISTSEIKISVLVDEKDAEKAVQVIHDKFFSMG; this is encoded by the coding sequence ATGGGCTTAATTGTACAGAAATTCGGAGGAACCTCTGTGGCTGACGCCGCCCGGCTGCGCCATGTGGCTGAAATTATCACGGATACATACAAAGCCGGCAACCAGGTAGTGGCAGTGCTGTCTGCCCAGGGGGATACCACCGACGAGCTGATTGAGAAGGCAAATGAGATCAATCCCCTTGCCTCCAACCGGGAGATGGATATGCTCTTGTCCACCGGGGAGCAGATGTCCGTGGCCCTCTGCGCCATGGCAGTGGAGGCGCTGGGATATCCGGTTATTTCCCTGACCGGATGGCAGGCGGGAATGGTTACCAATACCGTGGCCAGGAATGCCAGAATCAAGAAGGTAGATACGGAGCGCATCGAGACAGAGCTGAATCAGAAGAAAATCGTGATTGTCACGGGATTCCAGGGAATCAACCGCTATGAGGATATCACCACCCTTGGCAGAGGCGGATCTGACACGTCCGCGGTTGCGCTGGCTGCCTCCCTTCGGGCGGACCTGTGCCAGATATACACGGATGTGGACGGGGTATATACGGCTGACCCCAGAATCGTGAAGGACGCAAGGAAGCTGGATGAGGTCACCTACAATGAGATGCTGGAGCTGGCTACCCTGGGGGCCCAGGTGCTCCACAACCGTTCCGTGGAGATGGCAAAGAAATATAATGTGAAGCTGGAGGTGCTCTCAAGCTTTACAGGGCATCCGGGTACAAAGGTGAAGGAGGTTGCAAAACGCATGGAGAAATCATATATCAGCAGTGTGGCTAAGAATGTTAATATCGCAAGGATTGCCCTGATAGGGGTGCCCAATGAGATTGGCACATCCTTTAAGGTGTTTTCCCTGCTGGCCCAGAACCACATTAACGTGGACATCATATTACAGGGAATCGGCCATGAGGAGGGCAAGGACATATGCTTTACCGTTGCCCAGTCCGACCTGGAGGCGGCTTCCGTGCTCCTGAAGGAGCATCAGGAGTCCATTGGCTTTGGCCATCTGGAGACCAACAGCCATATTGCCAAGGTTTCCGTGGTGGGAGCGGGTATGATTAATCATCCTGGCGTGGCTGCCACCTTGTTTGAGGCTCTCTACGACGCCAACATTAATATCAACATGATATCCACCAGCGAGATTAAGATATCCGTACTGGTGGATGAAAAGGATGCGGAAAAGGCCGTACAGGTCATTCATGACAAGTTTTTTTCCATGGGTTAA
- a CDS encoding acyl-CoA carboxylase subunit beta, with the protein MSNSAQTSASSRIAALLDENSFVEVGAYITARSTDFNMTEQETPADGVVTGYGTIGGCLVYVYSQDASVLGGSMGEMHAKKICNIYSMAMKMGAPVIGLVDCAGLRLQEATDALDGFGKLYLSQTMASGVIPQITAIFGTCGGGMAVSAGITDFTFMEEKSGKLFVNSPNAIDGNYKEKCDTSSADFQSRESGLADFTGDEASIIAQIRALVSILPANNEDDMSYGECQDDLNRICDNIEGCTGDTALALTLISDNSFFMEVKKNYEPSMVTGFIRLNGTTIGCVANRTEIYENGEKKETFEPVLSGKGCDKATDFIHFCDAFNIPVLTLVNVKGYKAKMCSERRIAKAAARLTYAYANASVPKVTVIVKEAFGSAYLTMGSKSIGADVVYAWPGAVIGMMNPSEAVKIMYAKEIAASGDAAALINEKTAEYTALQSSAVAAAKRGYVDDIIKAGETRQRVIAAFEMLFTKREDRPSKKHGTV; encoded by the coding sequence ATGAGTAATTCAGCACAAACTTCAGCAAGCAGCCGCATAGCAGCCCTGCTTGATGAGAACAGTTTTGTTGAAGTCGGAGCCTATATAACGGCCAGAAGCACTGACTTTAACATGACTGAGCAGGAGACCCCCGCTGACGGTGTGGTTACCGGCTACGGTACCATCGGCGGATGCCTGGTGTATGTATACAGCCAGGATGCGTCTGTATTAGGCGGCTCCATGGGCGAAATGCATGCAAAGAAAATCTGCAACATCTATTCCATGGCTATGAAGATGGGAGCACCTGTAATCGGTTTGGTAGACTGTGCAGGTCTGCGTCTTCAGGAGGCGACCGATGCCCTGGACGGCTTCGGCAAGCTGTACTTAAGCCAGACCATGGCTTCCGGCGTGATTCCTCAGATAACAGCAATCTTTGGAACCTGCGGCGGCGGCATGGCAGTATCTGCCGGCATCACAGATTTCACCTTCATGGAAGAGAAGTCCGGCAAACTGTTTGTTAATTCACCTAACGCCATTGACGGCAATTATAAAGAGAAGTGTGATACCTCCAGCGCAGATTTCCAGAGCAGGGAATCCGGACTGGCAGACTTCACAGGAGATGAGGCGTCCATTATCGCTCAGATCCGCGCCCTGGTTTCCATCCTTCCGGCCAACAACGAGGATGATATGTCATACGGAGAGTGCCAGGATGACTTAAACCGTATCTGCGATAATATCGAGGGATGCACTGGTGACACGGCTCTGGCCCTGACACTGATATCCGATAACAGCTTCTTCATGGAGGTTAAGAAGAATTATGAACCTTCCATGGTGACCGGTTTCATCCGCCTGAACGGGACAACCATCGGATGCGTGGCTAACCGCACGGAAATCTATGAGAACGGAGAGAAGAAGGAAACATTTGAGCCTGTCCTGTCCGGCAAGGGCTGCGACAAGGCAACTGATTTCATTCATTTCTGCGACGCATTCAATATTCCTGTACTCACACTGGTGAACGTAAAGGGCTACAAGGCCAAGATGTGCAGCGAGAGAAGGATTGCAAAGGCAGCCGCACGCCTTACCTATGCTTATGCCAATGCCAGCGTTCCCAAGGTAACAGTAATTGTTAAGGAAGCATTCGGAAGCGCATACCTGACCATGGGCAGCAAGTCCATCGGCGCTGACGTGGTATATGCATGGCCTGGTGCTGTCATCGGTATGATGAATCCGTCTGAGGCAGTGAAGATTATGTATGCAAAGGAAATCGCCGCATCCGGTGATGCCGCCGCACTCATCAATGAAAAGACAGCAGAGTACACCGCACTTCAGTCCAGCGCTGTAGCAGCAGCCAAGAGAGGATATGTAGATGACATAATTAAGGCAGGGGAGACCCGTCAGAGGGTAATCGCAGCCTTTGAAATGCTGTTCACAAAGAGAGAGGACCGTCCGTCTAAGAAGCATGGCACGGTTTAA
- a CDS encoding OadG family protein, whose product MRRLMKRVAAAVLMAACLLSLSACSAKQDEAGTAPRIATDGTPVDDMMAEYAKLTAVQSLGVSTDGLIAQKVMSEAQGNAVMAAICEEQINARKELGEVRSIDIEDASVVQMADGTYTVMLPVAFTEGSMQYVMNLNMISQQIVDAEFTELASNEEEGKTIGQLMETATVYAVIGIGTVFAVLIFISLLIACFKFIHKWETGQKEKAAPVAPAPVKAAAPVPAAGEDLMGDAELVAVISAAIAAYEGTSSNGLVVRSIRRVQRSKGR is encoded by the coding sequence ATGAGACGATTAATGAAACGAGTGGCAGCAGCAGTTCTGATGGCCGCCTGCCTGTTGAGCCTGTCAGCCTGCTCAGCAAAACAGGATGAAGCCGGGACAGCTCCCCGGATTGCCACGGACGGAACTCCTGTAGATGATATGATGGCAGAGTATGCCAAGCTGACAGCGGTCCAGTCTCTGGGCGTCAGCACGGATGGGCTGATTGCACAGAAGGTCATGTCGGAAGCCCAGGGTAATGCAGTTATGGCAGCCATCTGTGAAGAGCAGATTAATGCAAGGAAGGAACTGGGGGAAGTCAGAAGCATTGACATTGAAGACGCAAGCGTGGTACAGATGGCAGATGGTACCTATACCGTTATGCTGCCTGTTGCATTCACCGAAGGTTCCATGCAGTATGTCATGAATCTGAATATGATTTCCCAGCAGATAGTTGATGCGGAATTCACTGAGCTTGCTTCAAATGAAGAAGAGGGCAAGACCATCGGGCAGCTGATGGAAACAGCTACCGTATATGCGGTAATCGGTATCGGCACCGTGTTCGCGGTCCTTATATTCATCAGCCTGCTGATTGCCTGCTTTAAGTTTATCCACAAGTGGGAGACAGGCCAGAAGGAAAAGGCAGCACCAGTTGCACCAGCACCGGTTAAGGCGGCAGCACCTGTACCTGCGGCAGGCGAAGACCTGATGGGCGACGCCGAGCTGGTGGCAGTGATTTCGGCAGCCATTGCAGCATATGAGGGAACTTCTTCTAACGGACTGGTGGTTCGTTCCATCCGCCGTGTACAGAGGTCTAAAGGCAGATAA
- a CDS encoding biotin/lipoyl-containing protein — MKNYTITVNGKAYAVTVEEGAVSGIAAAPAAPAAPAAPAAPAPAPAAAPAPAAAPAGAAGSVSVSAPMPGKVVAVKAAVGQAVKKGDVILVLEAMKMENDIVAPQDGTIASINASTGDSVESGAVLATLN, encoded by the coding sequence ATGAAGAATTATACAATCACAGTTAATGGTAAAGCATATGCAGTAACCGTAGAAGAAGGCGCTGTATCCGGCATTGCAGCAGCCCCGGCAGCCCCGGCAGCACCAGCAGCTCCGGCTGCACCAGCCCCGGCCCCCGCAGCAGCTCCTGCTCCTGCAGCAGCTCCGGCAGGTGCAGCAGGTTCTGTCAGCGTATCCGCACCTATGCCTGGCAAGGTAGTGGCTGTTAAGGCAGCGGTAGGACAGGCTGTGAAGAAGGGTGACGTAATCCTGGTTCTGGAAGCCATGAAGATGGAAAATGACATCGTGGCTCCTCAGGATGGAACCATTGCCAGCATTAATGCGTCCACCGGCGATTCCGTTGAATCTGGCGCGGTATTAGCTACTCTGAACTAA
- a CDS encoding sodium ion-translocating decarboxylase subunit beta, producing MDFGNIINNLLNQMAFFHLGAGNYVMIVVALVFLYLAIRKGFEPLLLIPIAFGMLLVNIYPDIMYSPEQTSNGTGGLLWYFFQLDEWSILPSLIFLGVGAMTDFGPLIANPISFLMGAAAQLGIYSAYFFAILLGFSGKESAAISIIGGADGPTSLFLCSKLGQTQIMGPIAVAAYSYMALVPIIQPPFMKLLTTEKERKIKMEQLRPVSKLEKILFPIIVTIVVCLILPSTAPLVGMLMLGNLFRESGVVKQLADTASNALMYIVVILLGTSVGATTSADAFLNVTTIKIVALGLTAFIFGTIGGVLLGKLLCKITGGKINPLIGSAGVSAVPMAARVSQKVGAEADPTNFLLMHAMGPNVAGVIGTAVAAGTFMAIFGV from the coding sequence ATGGATTTTGGCAATATAATTAACAACCTGCTGAACCAGATGGCGTTTTTCCATCTGGGAGCAGGCAACTATGTAATGATCGTAGTGGCCCTGGTGTTCTTATACCTTGCTATCAGGAAGGGATTTGAACCCCTGCTGCTGATTCCGATTGCATTCGGTATGCTGCTGGTTAATATTTATCCGGATATCATGTATTCTCCGGAACAGACGTCCAACGGAACAGGCGGACTTCTGTGGTACTTTTTCCAGCTGGATGAGTGGAGCATTTTGCCCTCCCTTATCTTCCTGGGCGTTGGAGCCATGACAGACTTTGGCCCCCTTATCGCAAACCCAATCAGCTTCCTTATGGGAGCTGCCGCACAGCTGGGTATCTACTCTGCTTATTTCTTCGCCATCCTGTTAGGGTTCTCCGGCAAGGAATCAGCAGCCATCTCCATCATCGGCGGTGCGGACGGCCCTACATCCCTGTTCCTGTGCAGTAAGCTGGGACAGACCCAGATCATGGGACCTATCGCGGTTGCGGCTTACTCCTACATGGCGCTGGTTCCAATTATCCAGCCGCCATTTATGAAGCTTCTGACAACTGAGAAAGAGCGTAAGATTAAGATGGAACAGCTTCGTCCTGTATCCAAGCTGGAGAAGATTCTGTTCCCCATCATCGTAACCATCGTTGTATGCCTGATCCTGCCATCCACAGCACCTCTGGTAGGAATGCTGATGTTAGGCAACCTGTTCCGTGAGAGCGGCGTTGTGAAGCAGCTGGCTGATACGGCAAGCAATGCCCTGATGTATATTGTGGTTATCCTGCTGGGGACTTCCGTAGGCGCCACCACCAGCGCAGATGCATTCTTAAATGTAACCACCATCAAGATTGTTGCCCTGGGCCTGACCGCATTTATCTTCGGCACCATCGGCGGTGTGCTTTTAGGCAAGCTCCTCTGCAAGATTACAGGAGGAAAAATCAATCCGCTTATTGGTTCTGCCGGCGTGTCCGCAGTTCCTATGGCGGCCCGTGTATCCCAGAAGGTGGGAGCAGAAGCAGACCCGACCAATTTCCTGCTGATGCACGCAATGGGACCAAACGTTGCAGGCGTTATCGGCACCGCAGTTGCGGCCGGTACCTTCATGGCAATATTTGGGGTATAA
- a CDS encoding oxaloacetate decarboxylase subunit alpha — MAEIEKRPVKIVETVLRDAHQSLLATRMSTEQMLPIIDKMDKVGYHAVECWGGATFDSCLRFLKEDPWERLRKLRDGFKNTKLQMLFRGQNILGYNHYADDVVEYFVQKSISNGIDIIRIFDCLNDIRNLETAVKATNREKGHAQIALCYTLGDAYTLDYWKDIAKRIEDMGADSLCIKDMAGLLTPYAAAELVQALKEGTSLPIDLHTHYTSGVASMTYLKAVEAGCEIIDCAMSPLALGTSQPATEVMVETFRGTPYDTGYDQTLLAEIADHFQPIREQALKSGLLNPKVLGVNIKTLQYQVPGGMLSNLVSQLKEAGQEDKYRQVLEEIPRVRKDFGEPPLVTPSSQIVGTQAVMNVIMGERYKMVPKESKKIMLGEFGQTVKPFNPEVQKKIIGDETPITCRPADLIAPQLPQFEKECAQWKQQDEDVLSYALFPAVAKDFFEYRAAQQTKVDSSAADKDSKAYPV; from the coding sequence ATGGCAGAGATAGAAAAGAGGCCAGTGAAGATTGTGGAAACCGTCCTTCGTGACGCCCACCAGTCTTTGCTCGCAACCAGAATGTCCACAGAGCAGATGCTGCCCATTATTGATAAGATGGACAAGGTAGGCTACCATGCGGTTGAGTGCTGGGGCGGCGCTACCTTTGATTCCTGCCTCCGTTTCCTGAAGGAAGATCCATGGGAGAGACTGAGGAAACTGAGAGACGGATTTAAGAACACCAAGCTGCAGATGCTGTTCCGCGGACAGAATATCCTGGGATATAACCACTATGCAGATGATGTAGTGGAGTACTTTGTACAGAAGTCCATTTCCAACGGTATTGACATCATCCGTATCTTTGACTGTCTGAACGATATCCGCAACCTGGAGACAGCTGTAAAAGCCACCAACAGAGAAAAAGGACATGCTCAGATTGCGCTGTGCTATACTCTGGGCGATGCCTATACACTGGATTACTGGAAGGATATTGCAAAGAGAATTGAGGACATGGGCGCTGACTCCCTGTGTATCAAGGATATGGCAGGTCTGCTGACACCATACGCGGCAGCAGAGCTGGTACAGGCTCTGAAGGAAGGAACAAGCCTTCCTATCGACCTGCATACCCACTACACATCAGGCGTTGCTTCCATGACTTATTTAAAGGCAGTAGAGGCAGGATGTGAAATCATCGACTGCGCCATGTCGCCTCTGGCTCTGGGAACCAGCCAGCCGGCCACTGAGGTTATGGTGGAGACCTTCCGCGGCACCCCATATGACACCGGCTATGACCAGACACTGCTGGCTGAGATTGCAGACCATTTCCAGCCCATACGTGAGCAGGCCCTTAAGAGCGGCCTTCTGAACCCGAAGGTTCTGGGAGTTAATATCAAGACCCTTCAGTATCAGGTGCCGGGCGGAATGCTGTCCAACCTGGTAAGCCAGTTAAAAGAGGCCGGACAGGAAGACAAGTACCGCCAGGTTCTGGAGGAGATTCCGAGAGTGCGTAAGGACTTCGGCGAGCCTCCGTTAGTTACACCGTCATCCCAGATTGTGGGTACACAGGCTGTTATGAACGTTATCATGGGCGAGCGCTATAAGATGGTTCCGAAGGAATCCAAGAAAATCATGCTTGGTGAATTCGGCCAGACAGTTAAGCCCTTTAATCCGGAAGTGCAGAAAAAGATTATCGGCGACGAGACACCCATTACCTGCCGTCCTGCCGACCTGATTGCTCCACAGCTTCCTCAGTTTGAGAAGGAATGCGCGCAGTGGAAGCAGCAGGATGAGGATGTTCTCAGCTATGCGCTGTTCCCGGCAGTGGCCAAGGATTTCTTCGAGTACAGGGCTGCCCAGCAGACCAAGGTGGACAGCAGTGCTGCCGACAAGGACAGCAAGGCTTATCCGGTCTAA
- a CDS encoding helix-turn-helix transcriptional regulator, which produces MQISAKNVNTPSVFPIDCEVYYSIRTLIDANEYPQVHDFYEIILVTENSLDILLNNDRIKLGHGNLLLIRPGDIHTKIQTGDSVHINLAFPAYTVNSLFGYLYNSQAPRKELFAGSHSPIVRLSTIDTLMIQNRLSFLNQLSSSDMEEKNTHLRAILIDIMYSYIIPELEKQKRSSDASNLPAWLVPALEGLSNPKNLTMGMDYLVRQTQRSPEHICRMFRKHLGITPSAYINGKRLNYAANLLIHTDMEIVDVIYESGFQSINYFYHLFKKEYGISPVKYKKIHLVQKL; this is translated from the coding sequence ATGCAAATTTCAGCTAAAAATGTAAATACTCCATCTGTATTCCCCATTGATTGCGAGGTCTATTACTCAATCCGTACACTGATTGATGCAAATGAATACCCGCAGGTCCATGATTTTTATGAAATCATACTAGTGACTGAGAATTCACTGGATATTTTGTTAAATAATGACCGAATCAAACTTGGGCATGGAAATCTGCTTCTTATCCGTCCCGGTGATATCCACACCAAAATACAGACCGGGGACTCTGTACATATTAATCTGGCCTTTCCGGCTTATACGGTAAATTCTCTTTTTGGTTATCTTTATAACTCTCAGGCCCCGCGCAAAGAACTGTTTGCTGGTTCCCACTCCCCGATTGTCCGGTTAAGCACCATTGACACGCTGATGATCCAAAATCGTTTGTCCTTTCTTAACCAGCTGTCATCTTCTGATATGGAGGAAAAAAACACCCATCTCAGAGCAATCCTTATTGACATTATGTATTCCTATATCATTCCTGAATTGGAAAAACAAAAAAGGTCCTCGGATGCCTCCAATCTGCCGGCCTGGCTTGTTCCTGCCCTGGAGGGATTATCCAATCCCAAAAACCTGACCATGGGGATGGATTATCTTGTCCGCCAGACACAGCGTTCCCCGGAACACATCTGCAGAATGTTCCGTAAGCATCTGGGAATCACCCCCTCTGCCTACATCAACGGAAAACGGCTTAACTATGCTGCTAATCTTCTGATACACACAGATATGGAGATTGTAGACGTAATATATGAAAGCGGCTTTCAGAGCATCAATTATTTTTATCATCTGTTTAAAAAAGAGTACGGCATCTCCCCTGTAAAGTACAAAAAGATCCATCTGGTCCAGAAACTTTAG